From the genome of Tachysurus fulvidraco isolate hzauxx_2018 chromosome 20, HZAU_PFXX_2.0, whole genome shotgun sequence, one region includes:
- the bnip3lb gene encoding BCL2 interacting protein 3 like b has protein sequence MSDAAATRSAGEPGLNGSWVELEMNGNSSASSQAAVTGTPALAQVVEEDDGMVGGLEHVPSSSSIHNGDMEKILLDAQHESSRSNSSCDSPPRPHSPQEEGQISFEVERGENQESLEKLRDDEILMKDSDWVADWSSRPENVPPKEFHFRHPRRTVMLSMRKTGAMKKGGIFSAEFLRVFLPSLLLSHLLVLGLGVYIGKRLTTPPTSSF, from the exons ATGTCGGACGCTGCTGCTACACGAAGCGCAGGAGAGCCAGGATTAAACG GCTCGTGGGTGGAACTGGAGATGAACGGCAACTCGTCAGCGTCGTCGCAGGCCGCCGTCACGGGCACGCCCGCGCTGGCTCAGGTTGTCGAAGAGGATGACGGGATGGTCGGAGGGCTGGAACACGtgccttcttcttcctccatcCATAACGGAGACATGGAGAAGATCCTGCTGGACGCACAGCACGAGTCCAGCCGCAGCAACTCCTCCTGCGACAG TCCACCACGTCCTCACAGTCCTCAGGAGGAAGGTCAGATCAGCTTTGAGGTGGAGCGAGGAGAAAACCAG gagtCACTGGAAAAGTTGAGGGACGATGAGATACTGATGAAGGACTCGGACTGGGTGGCCGACTGGTCCAGCAGACCTGAGAACGTTCCACCGAA ggaATTCCATTTCCGGCACCCTCGCAGAACTGTGATGCTCAGCATGCGTAAAACCGGAGCCATGAAGAAAGGAGGGATTTTCTCTGCCGAGTTCCTCCGAGTGTTTCTCCCGTCGCTGCTGCTTTCACACTTACTGGTCCTGGGACTCGG ggtGTATATTGGGAAGAGGTTGACGACGCCCCCCACCAGCTCCTTTTAA